GAGCTCGTTGTCAAGCTCCCGAAAGCGACTTACGCGGCTTCGGCGACGAAATGCACTTCCATCTGCACGCCGGCGTGGGAGAGCATGTTGACGAGCGAGTCGATGGTGAACTCGTCTATACGCCCGTTCATGATCTCGCTGATGCGTGGCTGAGTCGTTCCAAACACCTTCGCCGCTTCCGTCTGCTTCAATCCACGCTCGCGGATCGTGCGCTTGATGTGGGCCATGAGGGTGGACCTCATCTTCAGGTTCTCCGCCTCTCCAACTTCGAATCCCAGATC
This is a stretch of genomic DNA from Longimicrobium sp.. It encodes these proteins:
- a CDS encoding helix-turn-helix transcriptional regulator, which codes for MAKHVTPPGGNIFADLGFEVGEAENLKMRSTLMAHIKRTIRERGLKQTEAAKVFGTTQPRISEIMNGRIDEFTIDSLVNMLSHAGVQMEVHFVAEAA